The nucleotide window GAGTTCCTCAAATCGAGGTGACCTTTGACATTGATGCCAACGGTATTCTCAATGTCACGGCCATGGACAAGAGCACGGGCAAGGCCAACAAGATCACCATCACCAACGACAAGGGCCGCCTGAGCAAGGAGGAGATCGAGCGCATGGTGCAGGAGGCTGAGAAGTACAAGGCCGAGGacgagaggcagagggagaagatcGCTGCCAAGAACGCGCTGGAGTCCTACGCCTTCAACATGAAGAGCGCCGTGAGTGATGAAAGCTTGAAGGGCAAGATTAGTGAGgctgataaaaagaaaatattggataAATGCAATCAGGTCCTTGCATGGCTGGAGGCCAATCAACTGGCTGAGAAAGAAGAGTTTGATCATAAGAGAAAGGAATTGGAGCAGGTGTGTAACCCCATCATCACAAAACTCTACCAAGGAGGCTGCACTGGGCCTTCCTGTACACCGGGGTATGCTGGAAGGCCTGCTACAGGCCCCACCATTGAAGAAGTGGATTAATCTTTTCTGAAACTGGATAGTTCTAGGGTGCCTCTTGGTGAATTTTCTTCCCCTCATCTTCAAACattgttgtgatttttttaaaattggacCTGAAATCAAGTTACCACCTCTTTGGGACTCTGACGGAGGAGTCTCATATACCATCCTTTCACACTCCAATCTTCTGTTTTCTGACTCTGGAATGGACTCTTAGGAAAACCAGGCCCCTCTTTGAACCATTTAATGAATTTTAGATGTCTGTTATTTATTTCTGGCCACCCTGACTTTCTTTTTCCTGTGTGGATGGTTATTTGTCATGCAGTAAATTAAGCTATGAGTGTACCTTGGAAAGTAAGGAGAAAGAGTTCATGGTGGGAGTATGTGTTCTCTGATTGTGAGTGATTAAACTGGTACGGGcaaataatttgcatttccatgagcttATTAGTTAaaacatgtaatttaaaaaaagatatatgtatttatttgaaaggcaaagttacagagaggcagaggcagagaaaaagagaggtctttcatccactggttcattcctcaagtgactgcaatggtcagaactgggctgatctgaagccaggagccaggagcttcttccaggtctcccacatcagtgcaggggcccaaggacatgggccatcttctattttcctgggccatagcagaaatctggattggaagtggagcagccaggactcgaaccagcacccgtatgggatgccaacactgcaggtggcagctttacccactacaccatagcattggcttcaatatgtaattttttaaaaaaatatttatttattcatttgaaaggcagagtgacaggaagatggatcttttatctgctaattccctcctccaaatgcccacaacagcatgGCTGGGCCAGCTGTTAgctgggatcctggaactccatccaggtctccctcatgggtagtgGGGACCCAAGAATTTAGCCATAGcaaggtgtgcaccagcaggaagctggattggaagcaaagcagctgggactcaaaccaggaaactctgatatgagatgtctGCGCCCCAAGTGGTAGATCAACTTCAATGCTGCCCTATAATAATTTTTGACCCTCAGGCATCTTTAACCCAGATGAAGTGGTTGCAAACTATACTTGCTGCTTAGAACCAGTTTTGGGCAGGTTTAGGTGTTTAAAATTCAGGGGCAAAACCTAGCCTGCTTAATATTCTGATGCTACTTATAGGTGTTACCTATATATAGGTGGGGGTCCAGGAGCTCTGTGCATTCTGAGTCCATTTTTGCatccagaaaatatttcaacaaaccCCTGACAAATGGGTACTTTTAATATGTGAGATGAAACATGAAGGATTTATAGTCTtaactctgtgaaaaaaaaatttccacgTATTATGTCATAATACTGCATGTTTATAAATACCTGGGGACCATGAGTATGGGAGATGTGTTAAATGtgcctttgtgtctctgtgtttgaATGGTAACATTTataattgaaatattaaaatgggatttttcaaaaatatttattttttattttatttggatggtagagtgagagaaagagagagagcttccatctgccgatttactccccagatggtaacCACAGAAACCAGGGCTCTGGAACCCCACTGGGgtcagagccccaagcacttgggccatgatctgatgccttcccaggcacgttagtggggagctggattggaggtggagcagccaggactccaggaaGCCTGCTGATACACAAGCAGCGACCGGCCGCACCACGACGCTGTGGGAATAGGTCATCTCCATCCCGAGCCACAGTCTGTTTAGCTGTATTCAGTTTTTACTGGATAGGCCCAATCAACAGTGTGTAAGACATGTGGAGACTGAGGTTCGGTCTTCGAGGAAAAAGTCTATTGGGAACCTTTTATGACATCAAGATCCATGTTCAGGCTACCCCTGACCTCAGGAACTCACTATTTAACTTATCAAAGTGCAACATAGAAAAATGCACAAATTATGATGAATTTTCACAAACTCCCCAACAGTCCTCAATAAGAAGTATTGAACAAATTACGTTCCGGATAGCCGTCGGagttaaaaacacaaaaaccgTTGCCACGCCATGGTCCCAGCATCTCCGACCCCGCTGGCCGCCACTCCGGCCCACGCCTGCGCAGTAGTAGCCGTCCGCCCCCGGAGGAAGTGGGACGGCAGAAGCCCCGCCCCTTTCCCGGCGGCCTCCCGCGCTCCCGCTCACCGGCTCTCCCGGAGCCACGAGCCCTTTGCGCGCTCCCCTTGCGTCCCCGGAGCTCTCCGCGCGCCTGCGCGACCGCGCCCCGCCCCACGCGCGGGCTCGTGTTCCGGTTCCCGCCCGGCCTCCGGCCCGCGGCACCCGGCCCGCTCCTGCCTAGGTTGGTCGGCGGCCCTCGGCGCCAGCACCATGGTGGGTACCGTGACGTCACAAGTGGGCGCCCTCGGGGGACCCGGGCCTTGTGGGCCTTTTAGGACGTAGAGGGAGGTCCGAGCTCGGCGCCGCTGGGCTGGAGTTTGGTCCGAGGCTTTTCCCTCCATCCTTAGTTCCTGCGCCTCGGGTTCGGAGAGCGAGTGGGTTTCTCCGCCGCAGGAGGAGAACCCTCAGCAACTCCCAGAGACGGTCGGCGGGCGACTGCGGGACAGGGAAAAGCTGGATCTCTGGGAGCATTTCCCTGCCGCAGACCGGGCTTCGGGGGCCGCGGGTGGGATAATCTGCCTTCTGCGGGAGGCGAGGACCGCGACCCGGGGAGAGGTGGCCGGGCGTGGTAACGGGTGCAGGGCAGGTCTCTGGGACTTTACGCGAGGGGCCCAGTGGAGCGTGCGGAGTTGAGTCGTCTGTGCTCCAGCCCTTGGCCTCTGTAAAGTGAGTATGTGTTGTGAAGTTTTGGGAAGTTAGGGGCGGGGCATCCCAATGCCAGAATTTGCTCATACTGGCCTGGGATACCGCTCCCCACCGGAGTCCCTTCCCACGTGATGGTTTTCCCCCTCTTGCCCAATAGCTCTTCTACTCCTTCTTCAAGTCCCTTGTGGGCAAGGATGTGGTCGTGGAACTCAAGAATGATTTGAGGTAGGTGTCTGGGGTGGGTGTGCCCGCGCCCTGGGGCCTCTTCAGTTTGAACTAGTGTTTGGAGGCTGGacatggtgagagagagacagaatacaGATTAGCCGGGAAGGTGAGCTGTGTGTGTCGCACACCTGTGTCATGTGAATGAAATGTGTTGAGATGGAAGCTATTCTGAATAGCGTAGGTGGCATGATCTACCTTTTGTTAGTGTCAAGAATGAAGAACAGATGAATACAGTCCCTTTTGTCTCACCTTGTTTTACATCTCTGGCCCCCTTATAGCAGGGGCTGCTGATCATCTTTCAGGTCCTGGATTAAATGCTGTATCCTTGAAGAGACACTTCCTGGTACCGACCGAGAAACCCCTCCATCCTAGTCTCTATTTTGTTCCTAGTGGGTGCTTCTCGAATTGGGTTTAATAGAAATGTGTTTTCTGCCTgtagcttatttttcttttttattattattttttatttttttgacaggcagagtggacagtgagagagagagacagagagaaaggtcttccttttctgttggttcaccctccaatggccgccgtggctggtgcaccgcgctgatcgaaggcaggagccaggtgcttctcctggtctcccatgcgggtgcagggcccaaggacttgggccatcctccactgccttcctgggccacagcagagagctggactggaagaggagcaactgggacagaatctggcgccctgaccaggactagaaccctgggtaccagcgctgcaggtggaggatgagcctactgagccgcggcaccagcctatggCTTATTTTTCAAACAGGGCCACGACTATGCTTAATGTTGCCACTGTGTACCTAATGCCCAGTATAGACCAGGTATATAGTAAGTGcttaatgaaggaaaaaaacttcCTATCCACTAAGCACTGTTCTGAATACTTTGttaattcatataatttttttttatttgagacactTGTCTTTTTTAACACAAGCACT belongs to Oryctolagus cuniculus chromosome 5, mOryCun1.1, whole genome shotgun sequence and includes:
- the LSM2 gene encoding U6 snRNA-associated Sm-like protein LSm2, whose protein sequence is MVPASPTPLAATPAHACAVVAVRPRRKWDGRSPAPFPAASRAPAHRLSRSHEPFARSPCVPGALRAPARPRPAPRAGSCSGSRPASGPRHPARSCLGWSAALGASTMLFYSFFKSLVGKDVVVELKNDLSICGTLHSVDQYLNIKLTDISVTDPEKYPHMLSVKNCFIRGSVVRYVQLPADEVDTQLLQDAARKEALQQKQ